The Coffea arabica cultivar ET-39 chromosome 6e, Coffea Arabica ET-39 HiFi, whole genome shotgun sequence genome contains the following window.
GACAGTATAAtaaatttccttttttatttttcagagAGAGAAAGTAATGGCATGGGCGCAGAAAAGGTAATTTATTACTTTCTGGATAGCCGGATGGATAAATAATAATGATTGaagttattaaaatacaaaagacAAATGCGATGGGCTCCGTTGTTTGGTTGCTTGGGTTGGTTTGGATAAGGCCCGCCAAAAGTTTGAGCCCGGTCTTTTTGCTTTGTGGTCCTTGCAGAAATAATTTGGACAGGTTTGGTTTTAGCTCTCGCAATTGAGGGCCGAATTGGTGTTACGTTTTGAGCGAGTAAAATTACCAAATTACCCTCCTATCTCGGCGAAAAGGAACAGTAACAAAATTACTTCTGAGTAAAATGGCGTCATTGCATCTCAACAATATTAGGTTATTGAAATTCTCAAAAGGTAAAGATTTTTTAAGGGAAGATTGGAGCTGCGTTAAATGCAAATTTTTCTTATGTCAATTAGATAAGGAATAAAAAATCGTGAGTGTTTGATAACAAGCCTTTATAATCAATGATTTGAGAGTGCAATTAATAGTAGAAATTGGATGAATAGAATTGTGAGACACAATTTTAAGTAATAATTAAAAGTATGTTGCATTTTATCATGTTATTATCTTATAGTTTTAAATGGAAATACATTGTTATGTACAATTCTATAGCCTCTTGAATTTGTGGCATGTTTGCAAGGCGGGTTTGTAACCATTGGCCCAAAAGCACTCATTATCATGAAATATAaatgttaattattttttttaaaaaaaaaagtgaagtttGACAGGAAAAATAACTAATAGTAAGGGAAATAATAAATGCTACAACTAAGAATACAAGATTATGCATGGATACAATACACTTATAATTTTGAGAGGATAGATGATGGAAGAATTATGGAGATACTTTTGTTTCACTTTTAACACATTTTGGTTGTAGCGTGGGGATAACAAAAAAGATAGGAACTTgtttaataaaaatatttttgaaaagtACTATATattattaattcaaataagctaaAGCCCAACCACTCCATCTATCCTATCTTGTTTTATTAGCTTATTAGTACTAGCATTATATTCATATAGGAGAAAATATTATACCATTTGGCTTGCATGTAATATTTAGATGGTACAAGAGAAAGACCAAAAAAATGTAATAAAATGTCCATCCCCTTCTATATAATGTTTTGATGTAATTTAAAAAAGGGTTAATttcactttgtccccccaaactttggacgattacccatttcagtccctaaacttcaaaatgggacacttaaatccctaaacttataaatacctcccacttaagtccctaaacttataaaatgagacacttaaattcctaaacccttataaaatgggacacttcaaccaccaacggcattcaggatttgttaacaattttccttaagtgggacgtatttataagtttagagacttaagtgtcccattttgaagtttagggactgaagtgggtaattatccaaaatttggggggacaaagtgaaATTAATCCTTTAAAAAAGTGGTAGGGGTCTTCCAAACCCCTCATtgttagggaaaaaaaaggaaaaagaagaagaaaataaggtCAAAAGCAAAACTAGGGTTGCATCAAATGTTTCTAATTAGCATTAAAGTAGAGAGGCTTAATATGACAAAAAAAGTAATTACCTAGCaacaaattcattttttatttttccataaAGTTTGAGAAATCTAATTCATCTTTATCGATGAAAACAATCTCCTCTATCTCTATACTTATAAATAGAAATTATAAGATGGTTTGTAATATATCAACTATGTGAAAACGTTTTGTGGTTTTTCCCTTTGtcacaaaacaaaaattgactTGTTGGTTTCTCCATCATCTATTTGCCTTGTTGTGTTGCTTTCTGGTGTCTTTATTTTTCCGTGTTGTGTTGCTTTCTTGTGTCTTTATTTTTCCTTGACTACTCACACTCTTGTAATGTATAACTAAAATTAGAATATGAAACACattgaattcatttgacctaagtagaagaagaaattgGTTAAATCGTCCGTACCATCtaattggagaaaaaaaaaaagtagatgaAGAAATCTAAAATATGTTATTTGAACACGATCATTATAttatatcataaaaaatataatagtaCCATAACTCTTACTATATTCCTACACCGATATAAGAAAGTGAATGAAGATGTTCTtctccaaataaaaaaaaaaaaaaagaattgctaCTATTGGATAACTAAATATGCACgtgataaaaaatgaaaatattttttttttctatagaTCATCGTCCTACTAGTTTTGTTATATTTCATATCCCAGCAAATTTTCTTTTCGTTATAGAATTCCCAGTTTCGGGCCAATTACTTTAgagataaattttttatatactgtCAATAGATACACGAGATATACAGATATATGTCACGTAAtctaatttgaaatttaaaattcactTGTTGAAAAGATAAGCAAAATCAACACTAGCAACACTTTTTCTTCCGGAGGCTGTATCTTATTGTTCTTCTCTCACACTTACATTTGTCAACCGTTACCTCCACTTGGTGaattgcatttatattcatTCTAATTCCGGCTCAATCTTCTGCGCCTGATAGGTTTTTGACCTAGTGAAGTTAGTCGTTGAAGCGAGGGAAAGTGAACTCACTTTTGAACGTGCAAGGCATGAGAATGAGTCATTCAGACCAGTCGAGACAAGAACGCGTTCTTTCCTTTTGAAGAGGGCATTCCTGACATCAAGACTAGGTGCCTTTCTTTTGGCTCAATTCTTCCACTCTTTCATAGACCAGTAATTACTTTTGTCCACTCATTGGAATTGCAGAACCTACTTGAAATCATAGACTAAGGGCTACCTGAGCCTAAATCAAGGAAAGCCTGCtggtttggattgctattttctaaagtttttataaaaaaatatattgtacatatttaatttatgtaaagtaaaaaaataattaaaaaatatgttcataaaaaatgtaaaattttttttacgaGAAAACCAATGAACATATTATTCTTAAACAAACAATATGATTGAGTGTGAAAATCATGGGATCACAATCTATTCACCAAATGTCTTACGGTTTCAGAAATATTATTATAAGACTAGAACTCATGAAAATAGTTATCAACCCAtaactattttttaaaaaaaaaataaaaatccgaCCCACAAATAGCTCAAGATGGCCATCACTCTTCCCTCCGTCTCTATAccttttcaccattttctccagCAAACCTAGGACTTTCACTtggaatttttttcaaattatccgttttgattgttatttttaggagtttttataaaaaaatatatcataacaatttgatttatgtaaAGTAAAAAAGCGATTAaagattttttggaaaaataatagTTATGACTAGGCCAATACGTGCTAAACACAACTGTGCCAATATATAATGCCTGTAACGTGGCAGCTTATCTCCATGCCTGATGCCTCCATTTTTCTTGTTCCAATTTTACCCTTCACTTTTTTCCTAAAAGATACTAGGCatagaatttgattttttttttttggccaatagTTTATCAGAATATATGTAAATACAtgtttgaaaaatgaaatgttAATCGAAGTTTTTCTGACGTTATAtaataattttataaaattttaaggCGTCATAAACTTGTGTTTTTTACTAGAGattagaaggaaaagaaaaatatatatagtcTAAACTGATCAAATATAATATTTGGAATCTAAATTATCTAAAGATTATTTTATTggtagaatatatatatatatatcacaagAATTAATTTTATAGAAAATTTAACGACCCAGCAACGGTTGGGCTAATCATAAAGACAAGAATCGAGATTCTAACAGGGGCAAATGGCTATATATTGAAGTTgatatttgaccaaaaaaaaaaaacaggggcAAATGGCATAAATCAATTTAGTCCCTCAACTTTTAGTAATAATTCTATTCGGCCTTTTAACTTTTTAAAGCGTCTACTACTACTCTTGACTTATAATTTGGTTCTAAATCATCATCCCTTCAAGCCAAATCTAAGTATGATAATTTGTATTTTGCCCCTTGAGGTTTGAGTTCACATATAGTTTCTTTCCCTAAGTTTGAAAATAAGGCATGTTAGCCCCTTTTaatagtttttgttttttgggtgaGTGCATTTTAACAGTTTTGATTAAGTATTAAGAAGTTGACTAATTTGATTGACAGAAATGGCAATTTATCCTTCTAAAAATTAaacataaataaaaaatgaaaagattagtctttaacaaataaaaatctTAATATTACCTTACGCTTACAAAgtttttacaattttatttatattttattattggCATCATCACAATTATTGTTCAATTTAAACTTTAATAAACTGAAAACAATATACACAAAGACATAAATTAAGATAAACCTTAATCCAAGACTAATAAGATCAGGTATTTAGGAAAATAAACTAGAGAGTTCTTTTGGattttataatataataattaTGAGTGGTTAATAATTAAAGTGAATGATAATATTTGAcaataaaaaatagataaaataaaagtaaataattttataccataaaaacaaacaaattaaATACCAACATaactttttttaatcttttgtcATCTTTTTATCATTAATATTTATCTTGTTAACTACACAAATAATTTagttgataaaataaaaaataaaaaaatctcttttgtttctatttacaaatttttctcatttttttttggattaatgTTTATTCtgactcatttttcaaatttttaggctttaaatcaaataaaaattataatgacGACAATAAAGACAATAAATAATAATGTTagtgaaaatttgtgaatataTGGTACTATTAAGGCTGTTATTAGCTGATGAgttattctttattttcttgCTAGTTTATATACATTTTTAGACGGATAGTATTGTCATTTTTTATTACTCAAATTAGTTAActattaaataattaataaaaggGGCTGACATGCCTAATTTTCAAACTTAGGGGAAGAAAATAGAAATGAATCAAACTTTTTGAGGCAAAGTTGAATTATACATTCTTTTATTTAGGTTGGAAGGATCATTTAGAAACAAATTTGTAAATTGAGGAATTTAGTAGACACTTTCAAAAGTTGATGGACCCAATGAGATCATGAATAGAAGTTGAGGGACTATTGAAGCCCTTCTAACAAAAATGAATTAGCTATCTACTaatttgcaatttttcaaaTGTGTTTGTTAAGCCATTATGTGGTAATCTCAAAAATATCTTGATTTTAATTACAATCAAACTGGTGACAGTTGAGAAATTGAAAACTCTTGTGGGCTGGTGATGTCAATTTCTGGATAAGATTTCTGAATGAGTAAAAGCTCCAAATACGTTTTGACAAGTTAACACGCTAAACTAACGTTTGAGGTTGTAATTCATAACTCTGCAACGTCTAGAAAATTTAAGATGTAAAAAGCAAACCTGAAAAGCCATATAACCAAGacaattgaccaaaatattttgGTTAACACacgaaccaaaaaaaaaaactgctaaTTTAGTTGATTCCAAGATGCAGGTGACCAAACAAAGGCCTTGTTTGGTAAGCAAGTTTTTGGCTAAATTTgtttgctacaagttttttaacaatttagctACAATAATCTCTaaaaacttctcaaagtttttaaactatacactttaaaatatctaaaaatttatacacttcaaaaatttttctataatttctACGGTAAGTTACAGTAAATTTTTAAACAAACACTCTTCAAAAAATTCACGTGCCAAACGGGCCCAGAATTACAAAAAGCTAAGAACCTTATCCTCAAATGATAGCCAAAGTCAATAACTCATGGAAATGAAATTCAGTGAGCTAATTAAGACAAAAGGAGATAGTACTTGTCTAATGTAACGTATGTCTTAACCCCAATGAATGGGTTGCAGGAGTGATCTGAAACTGTTTTCAGTTATCACATTTCAAAttgcagccaaaaaaaaaacaaaaaagtgtatgatttcttttgtcaaattttcagATTACCAAAcaaaattggattttttttgtactttttgTTGATATAAGATGTGTACAAATCTCCCATCATAACGATGGCATCTCTCTCCCTCTGTCATTTCTCATTTCTCTACATTTCACTAGGTGTTGTATTGACCAATTCTATGATTAAAACAggaagcaaaaaaataaaaagaaaaagaaaagaaaagaagaaaaaaagggtcATCATATCAGCTctcaaatcaagaaaaaagGATTTTACTATAGTGGCATCAATTAGAGACCACAGTTAGGTCATTGCTGTATCTTGGCCTTGCTCTATCTGGGGACAGCCCTTCTTCAACAGCCTTCCTCttgttattattactattattagcCTGTGattgttgctgctgctgctgctttaGCTGTGGTTGTGATTGTGGTGACTGAAACTCTGAAGTTTCTGCTGATGGTGATGATGTTGCTGTTGATTCTTCTGGCCTTTCTGGATCTTCTAGATTTTCTGGCATTTGATGATTCTTGCACTTGCTTTTCATCATATGGGTTTTGAGCTTGTTCAAATCTGACAACCTCACTGGCTTAAGGAAAAATTCCTCTGCCCCTTCCTGTAGACATCTGAAAATGCCACAAAGACAAATCCAAAGGATTAATTTCACCATCAGCCAAGAACTACTCAAATATCTAACATTCCACGCCCCCTAATTACATAAAAGAATGTGCTCTTATTTACCTGCTGATTCTTGAAGGGACATTCTCAGATGACATTATGACAACCGGTATGTTTCTCAGAGATGAAGATTCCTATCATATGAAGGCATTACATTTGATTCAGGAAACTTgtaattaccaaaaaaaaattgaaaacataaGATCAAGCATAACAATATGATGAGGGTACCATAGGGGGCAAAACTATCTAGAATTAGCAATTGTCCTATCAACCGCCTAATTATGCAGAGTTAGGTGGGGAAAGATTTCTTTCACAGATTCTCTTTGATCTGAAATGAATGGCATATGAAAAGGACAGATGTGGGCAGCATTTCATGTTAGTACATTGAGTACATCATCTCACAACTTTGGTTAggaaaaattctgccctgcCTAACTTAAGGGGCTTAGGTCTATTTATTTTCCAGGAAAGGAAAATGATGTAAAAAGTTGGAAAGATATGGAGGACACAAACAGAGCACAGCTAGCATAAAAGAAGACAAAAGGAATACAAAGCCAGAATGCCATCATACCTTGATCCTCTTTAGCAAATCATAACCTGTCATCCCAGGCATACAATAATCTGTGATGACAAGATTTACTGCCACTTCCTGTAAAATCCCAGGCAAGAGAACAAAAATTACAGTCTACCCCAATGAAAGAAAGTACTGCTAGTactaatactaccaaatttgtttcaatttgttccacaatccaagaaagctgacAAATCCCACAAAccagaaatggaaataaaagaagaataatcaCCTGGCTGTGATTTGTACAAATACAAGGCTGATTTGGATTGCCGTGGTCATCATCTCCAAGCAATCCCAGAAATTCCAGAGCTTTACTCCCGGAATCCACTGTTGTAACTGCTAATAAGAGAAATGCAACCAAGATTAAGGCCACAGTCCATTAAAGTTcctcaaacaacaaaaaaacaacACTTTTTTTAATCAGTCTTCCTCTGTTTTCATCcttccaagaatcaagaaacCACAAGTACCTCGATAAGAAGAGGTCTTGAGGAGTCTCTCAATCAGTTTTCTATCAATTATGCTGTCATCAACTGCTAAAACATGGAACTGGGACTCAGCTGCTGCCATAACCATTTCTGGTCACCAATATCCAATACCAAAACAATTGAGATAGGTAAGAGGTGGAGGAAGAGGGAAAAAGACAGAGAAAGttggtttcttgttttggtgGGATAGAGTCGGTTTCCTTTGTATGAGCTGAGGTGAGATGAGgaggagaggaagaagaggtGGGGAAGATTATGGTTATGTACTGAGAGAAAGACCCACCAAAATCCACAACCCACAAAGCAAGATCTGACCAGATTTCATCCAAAGATACTCTCCAAGTTTTCTTCCAACTTGATTTTGAATTACAAGGCAAGCAATGGCAAAAGGCTAGCCAGTAAGTACCACCAATAatcaaaaatgaataaaatacaaaggcaataaatgaataaagaaaGAACTAGAACATGGGCTTCTTTGGGGGGTGCTGATTCTTGGAGATGGGTTTTTTAATGCTGTTAATATGGTGAAGAGAGAAACCATATGGCATTTATACGATGAAGAGGGGGAAAGTTTTGGGATTGGGAAtggcagaaaagaaaaattttaaaagaaaaaaagaaaaagatgaggAGTCTTGGGAGGGGAATAGGGGCGGGGAGGTGGGGGCCTTGATGTGGGGCCTAGCAAAATCCTCTCAAGAGATACAGGTGATGTCAGCAAATGGTGCCTTTTTCCTGGTGTGAAATCATGTGCACTTACCATATCTTGAGCAGGTGGGGAGTGGTGCAAAGAGAGGGCAATTTCATTTGATTCCCTTTCAAGATTTGCTTCCCATGGCCATTAGCTGTGTACCCCATCCCATGTTGTGCTTTTATGGATGTCTCATTCATTCACTCTCTCAATGACCCCCTACTGTCCCTAATCTCTCTTT
Protein-coding sequences here:
- the LOC113694518 gene encoding two-component response regulator ARR9 isoform X1; translated protein: MVMAAAESQFHVLAVDDSIIDRKLIERLLKTSSYRAVTTVDSGSKALEFLGLLGDDDHGNPNQPCICTNHSQEVAVNLVITDYCMPGMTGYDLLKRIKESSSLRNIPVVIMSSENVPSRISRCLQEGAEEFFLKPVRLSDLNKLKTHMMKSKCKNHQMPENLEDPERPEESTATSSPSAETSEFQSPQSQPQLKQQQQQQSQANNSNNNKRKAVEEGLSPDRARPRYSNDLTVVSN
- the LOC113694518 gene encoding two-component response regulator ARR9 isoform X2 gives rise to the protein MVMAAAESQFHVLAVDDSIIDRKLIERLLKTSSYRVTTVDSGSKALEFLGLLGDDDHGNPNQPCICTNHSQEVAVNLVITDYCMPGMTGYDLLKRIKESSSLRNIPVVIMSSENVPSRISRCLQEGAEEFFLKPVRLSDLNKLKTHMMKSKCKNHQMPENLEDPERPEESTATSSPSAETSEFQSPQSQPQLKQQQQQQSQANNSNNNKRKAVEEGLSPDRARPRYSNDLTVVSN